Proteins from one Streptomyces sp. NBC_00390 genomic window:
- a CDS encoding DUF6304 family protein: MSSESTEVWAGWYRDRQGAEAFTIAARGGQLHTCIRGVEYEGATFAAMHAVGTDRVLSSCVLEWDMPLPVHADGAVQQATLSCLLTLGEPTGPGAPLNRADLNLTLHYDGTAYESGGAEGDFEDVLNRIRQQLPPGAGLGHREPAGA; the protein is encoded by the coding sequence ATGTCATCGGAGTCGACTGAAGTGTGGGCGGGCTGGTACCGCGACCGGCAGGGCGCGGAAGCGTTCACCATAGCCGCGAGAGGCGGCCAACTGCACACATGTATAAGGGGTGTTGAGTACGAGGGGGCGACGTTCGCGGCGATGCACGCGGTCGGTACCGACCGCGTGCTGTCGTCGTGCGTCCTCGAATGGGACATGCCGTTGCCCGTGCACGCCGACGGCGCAGTGCAACAGGCAACGCTCAGTTGTCTGTTGACGCTGGGGGAGCCGACCGGGCCCGGTGCCCCGCTGAACCGTGCGGATCTCAATCTGACGTTGCACTACGACGGTACGGCCTATGAGTCCGGGGGAGCGGAAGGCGACTTCGAGGACGTACTGAACCGCATCCGGCAGCAGCTGCCGCCCGGAGCCGGGCTCGGCCACCGGGAGCCGGCCGGCGCCTGA
- a CDS encoding family 2B encapsulin nanocompartment shell protein: MTVGSIGSAGPEVREQTPQQSLGTAAARNLATTTKSAPQMQEITSRWLLRMLPWVQVQGGTYRVNRRLSYSVGDGRVTFVQTGDRVAVIPAELGELPALRDYGDEAVLTELAQRCEQREFAAGEVLAAVGEAADRIYLLAHGRVEQIGEGPYGDEAVLGVLADGAYFGEETLVDRGAVWQYTVRAATACTVLVLTRDDVVNLADRAVSLRTHLAGIAALPEQRTNKYGEAEIDLSAGHVGEAVVPHTYVDYDASPREYELSVAQTVLKVHSRVADLYNQPMNQTEQQLRLTVEALRERQEHELINNREFGLLHNCDYGQRLQPHDGAPSPDDMDELLSRRRGSKLFLAHPRAIAAFGRECNKRGLVPESVEVAGHHVPAWRGVPIFPCNKIPVSDARTTSIICMRTGEEDQGVVGLRQSGIPDEIEPSLSVRFMGIDEQAIISYLVTAYYSAAVLVPDALGVLENVEVSRWR, translated from the coding sequence ATGACGGTTGGTTCGATCGGTTCCGCAGGCCCCGAGGTCCGCGAGCAGACGCCCCAGCAGAGTCTCGGCACCGCAGCCGCACGGAACCTCGCGACCACCACCAAGTCGGCCCCGCAGATGCAGGAGATCACCTCACGGTGGCTGCTGCGGATGCTGCCATGGGTCCAGGTGCAGGGCGGTACGTACCGGGTGAACCGCCGGCTCAGCTATTCGGTCGGCGACGGCCGGGTCACGTTCGTGCAGACCGGGGACCGGGTCGCCGTCATCCCCGCCGAGCTCGGCGAGCTGCCGGCACTGCGGGACTACGGCGACGAGGCGGTGCTCACCGAGCTGGCGCAGCGCTGCGAGCAGCGGGAGTTCGCGGCCGGAGAGGTGCTGGCCGCGGTCGGGGAGGCCGCGGACCGGATCTATCTGCTGGCCCATGGCCGCGTGGAGCAGATCGGCGAAGGGCCGTACGGCGACGAGGCGGTGCTCGGCGTCCTCGCCGACGGTGCCTACTTCGGCGAGGAGACGCTCGTGGACCGCGGCGCGGTCTGGCAGTACACCGTCCGCGCCGCGACGGCATGCACCGTGCTGGTGCTGACCAGGGACGACGTGGTCAACCTCGCCGACCGCGCGGTGTCGCTGCGCACCCATCTGGCAGGCATCGCCGCCCTGCCCGAGCAGCGCACGAACAAGTACGGCGAGGCGGAGATCGACCTGTCGGCCGGCCATGTCGGCGAGGCCGTCGTCCCGCACACGTACGTGGACTACGACGCATCGCCGCGCGAGTACGAACTGAGCGTCGCGCAGACCGTGCTGAAGGTGCACAGCCGGGTCGCCGACCTCTACAACCAGCCGATGAACCAGACCGAGCAGCAGCTGCGGCTCACGGTCGAGGCGCTGCGCGAGCGCCAGGAGCACGAGCTGATCAACAACCGGGAGTTCGGTCTGCTGCACAACTGCGACTACGGGCAGCGGCTGCAGCCGCACGACGGAGCGCCGAGCCCGGACGACATGGACGAGCTCCTGTCGCGGCGGCGCGGGTCGAAGCTGTTCCTCGCACATCCGCGGGCCATCGCGGCCTTCGGCCGCGAGTGCAACAAGCGCGGTCTGGTCCCAGAGAGCGTGGAGGTGGCCGGGCACCATGTGCCGGCCTGGCGCGGGGTGCCGATCTTCCCGTGCAACAAGATCCCGGTCTCCGACGCCCGGACCACCTCCATCATCTGCATGCGTACGGGCGAGGAGGACCAGGGCGTCGTCGGCCTCCGCCAGAGCGGCATTCCGGACGAGATCGAGCCCAGCCTGTCGGTGCGATTCATGGGCATCGACGAGCAGGCGATCATCTCGTACCTGGTCACGGCCTACTACTCGGCGGCCGTGCTGGTCCCCGACGCCCTCGGCGTCCTGGAGAACGTGGAGGTCAGCCGCTGGCGGTGA
- a CDS encoding amidohydrolase family protein, translating to MVVQVRGVVLPEREQRSFWIDGDVLRTEPVPGAELVVDGGWLLPGLVDVHTHPGSESHDKPFEDETLRRHLTDHRDAGVLLVRTPGTAAPMPAWVDDAPDLPRVRSAGRWLATPGRFFPGVGRDVREDELSGAAVEEAQASSGWTKIIGDWRWNEPAVPLDILTAAVAAVHAAGGKVSVHCQTSEGCRNAVLAGADSLEHGMHLDPALLDRMARQGTALVPTLAVFGAGAEEMRADERTPSRESWLRGWDGMPGNVRAAHEAGVTVLAGTDSFPCGTIADETAWLARAGVPTEAAVGAASWTARSWLGLPGLVEGAPADLIAFDTDPTLDPRALRHPSRIILRGRVIA from the coding sequence ATGGTCGTCCAGGTACGCGGTGTGGTGCTGCCCGAGAGGGAGCAGCGTTCCTTCTGGATCGACGGCGACGTGCTGCGCACCGAGCCCGTTCCCGGTGCCGAACTGGTCGTCGACGGCGGCTGGCTGTTGCCGGGGCTGGTCGACGTGCACACACATCCGGGCAGTGAGTCGCACGACAAGCCGTTCGAGGACGAGACCCTGCGCCGGCATCTGACCGATCACCGCGACGCCGGGGTACTCCTCGTGCGCACGCCGGGCACTGCCGCGCCGATGCCCGCATGGGTGGACGACGCCCCCGATCTTCCCCGCGTACGGTCCGCCGGGCGCTGGCTGGCCACACCGGGCCGCTTCTTTCCGGGAGTCGGACGCGATGTCCGCGAGGACGAGCTCAGCGGTGCCGCGGTCGAGGAGGCGCAGGCCTCCTCCGGATGGACGAAGATCATCGGGGATTGGCGCTGGAACGAGCCGGCCGTTCCGCTCGACATCCTCACCGCTGCCGTCGCGGCCGTGCATGCGGCCGGGGGCAAGGTGTCCGTGCACTGCCAGACGTCGGAAGGGTGCCGCAACGCCGTCCTCGCGGGCGCCGACAGCCTGGAACACGGCATGCACCTCGATCCGGCCCTGCTCGACCGGATGGCCCGTCAGGGCACCGCGCTGGTGCCCACCCTGGCCGTGTTCGGTGCGGGCGCCGAGGAAATGCGCGCCGACGAGCGGACCCCCTCCCGCGAGTCCTGGCTGCGCGGCTGGGACGGCATGCCGGGCAACGTACGCGCCGCTCATGAGGCCGGGGTGACCGTCCTCGCCGGAACCGACAGCTTTCCCTGCGGGACCATCGCCGACGAGACCGCCTGGCTCGCACGCGCCGGTGTCCCCACGGAGGCGGCCGTGGGAGCCGCCTCCTGGACGGCCCGGTCCTGGCTCGGTCTGCCGGGGCTCGTCGAGGGCGCGCCCGCCGATCTCATCGCGTTCGACACCGATCCGACACTGGATCCGCGCGCGCTGCGTCATCCCAGCCGGATCATCCTGCGGGGACGCGTCATCGCCTGA
- a CDS encoding IPT/TIG domain-containing protein, whose amino-acid sequence MAPDPTIAQVTMTLAALAATGATPRPSGETPEQQTERIITGIDAQLSDPSLATQGAWKLVWLALSEANANMAYIARSTNGSNEFAVVARGTDADLTDILEDLDVGTVVPFPESGSPKPIAVSKGAMDAFKRVVNARSIASPSPNVTLAQALAAALKSAPSSPQPTVYLTGHSLGGCIATMLAPYLQAQTWPKQPKFAVITYAAPTAGAQSFVDYFDSVPWVIDERQNNAYDLVPHAWADLDTTAGWYPSPGPQATEEVKLLIGAISKRTKGNVYVQPGTLCLMNTRYTSLAKNLVNKTTQDFLGQVAFQHANSTYLDLVGAPAVPSGPVVTDVTPTFGAPGATVTINGTGFSPDSMVDFGHFACTKRDIDPSGIRITAQVPNGTGVVHVRVTNTLGTSPAVAMGQFAYGGPAPVVVSAVSPTSGKVGTPVTISGSGFADGATVHFKDKASDSVKFVSTGEITATAPGQLDDHQTVNITVTVGKATSPSSPADEFTYTGL is encoded by the coding sequence ATGGCACCCGATCCGACAATCGCCCAGGTGACCATGACCCTGGCTGCCCTTGCAGCGACCGGGGCCACCCCGCGTCCGTCCGGGGAAACCCCGGAGCAACAGACCGAACGAATCATCACCGGCATCGACGCGCAACTGAGCGATCCCAGCCTTGCGACGCAGGGCGCGTGGAAGCTGGTGTGGCTCGCCCTGAGCGAGGCCAACGCCAATATGGCCTACATCGCACGGAGCACCAACGGCTCGAACGAGTTCGCCGTGGTCGCTCGCGGAACGGACGCCGATCTGACCGACATCCTCGAGGACCTCGACGTCGGCACGGTCGTCCCGTTCCCCGAAAGCGGATCGCCGAAGCCCATCGCCGTTTCCAAGGGGGCCATGGATGCGTTCAAACGGGTTGTCAACGCCCGCTCGATCGCCTCACCCTCCCCGAACGTCACGCTCGCTCAGGCGCTCGCCGCCGCGCTCAAGTCGGCGCCCTCCTCGCCGCAGCCGACCGTCTATCTGACCGGTCACAGCCTGGGCGGTTGCATCGCCACCATGCTCGCGCCGTACCTGCAGGCACAGACCTGGCCGAAACAGCCGAAGTTCGCGGTGATCACCTATGCCGCTCCCACCGCCGGCGCGCAGAGCTTCGTCGACTACTTCGACTCCGTGCCGTGGGTCATCGACGAGCGCCAGAACAACGCCTACGACCTGGTACCGCACGCGTGGGCCGATCTCGACACCACCGCCGGCTGGTACCCGAGCCCGGGACCGCAGGCGACCGAAGAAGTGAAGCTGCTCATCGGGGCGATCTCCAAGCGCACCAAGGGCAACGTCTACGTCCAGCCCGGCACGCTCTGCCTGATGAACACCAGATACACGAGCCTTGCCAAGAACCTGGTCAACAAGACCACCCAGGACTTCCTCGGCCAGGTCGCCTTCCAGCACGCCAACTCCACCTACCTGGACCTGGTGGGGGCGCCTGCCGTCCCTTCCGGGCCGGTGGTGACCGACGTGACCCCCACCTTCGGCGCACCAGGCGCCACGGTGACCATCAACGGCACCGGTTTCAGTCCGGACAGCATGGTCGACTTCGGCCACTTCGCCTGCACCAAGCGCGACATCGACCCCTCCGGCATCAGGATCACCGCTCAGGTCCCCAACGGAACCGGCGTCGTCCACGTCCGCGTCACCAACACCCTCGGCACCTCCCCGGCCGTCGCGATGGGGCAGTTCGCCTATGGCGGACCCGCACCTGTGGTGGTCAGTGCGGTCAGCCCGACCAGCGGAAAGGTCGGCACCCCGGTCACCATCAGCGGCTCGGGCTTCGCCGATGGCGCCACCGTGCACTTCAAGGACAAGGCATCCGATTCGGTCAAGTTCGTCTCCACCGGAGAGATCACCGCAACCGCGCCCGGTCAGCTCGACGACCACCAGACGGTGAACATCACCGTGACGGTCGGCAAGGCCACCTCTCCCAGCAGCCCGGCCGACGAATTCACCTACACCGGACTGTAG
- the snpA gene encoding snapalysin — translation MRHPRSLLAVALGLGLAATLGAVPATAATTANSPAAAASSSYAAYEGSAEDAKATQAFFDAVVASVSRKRAANPGAQAVTVVYSASNAPSFRTQIARSTQIWNSSVGNVRLQEGSSPDFRYYEGNDPRGSYASTDGHGRGYIFLDYRQNQQYNSTRVTAHETGHVLGLPDHYSGPCSELMSGGGPGTSCQNAVPNTQERARVNQLWANGLAAAVARVS, via the coding sequence ATGCGTCACCCCAGATCGTTACTCGCCGTCGCCCTCGGTCTCGGCCTCGCCGCCACCCTGGGCGCCGTGCCCGCCACCGCTGCCACGACGGCCAACTCCCCTGCGGCCGCCGCCTCTTCCTCGTACGCAGCCTACGAAGGCTCCGCCGAGGACGCCAAGGCCACCCAGGCGTTCTTCGACGCGGTCGTCGCGTCGGTGTCCAGGAAGCGCGCCGCGAATCCGGGCGCCCAGGCCGTCACCGTCGTCTACAGCGCGAGCAACGCCCCGAGCTTCCGGACCCAGATAGCACGCAGCACCCAGATCTGGAACAGCTCGGTCGGCAATGTGCGACTGCAGGAGGGCAGCAGCCCCGACTTCCGGTACTACGAGGGCAACGACCCGCGCGGTTCGTACGCGAGCACCGACGGGCACGGCCGCGGCTACATATTCCTCGACTACCGGCAGAACCAGCAGTACAACTCCACCCGCGTCACTGCCCACGAGACCGGCCATGTGCTCGGTCTGCCGGACCACTACTCCGGGCCGTGCAGCGAGCTGATGTCAGGCGGCGGCCCGGGAACGTCCTGCCAGAACGCCGTACCGAACACGCAGGAGCGCGCTCGCGTGAACCAGCTGTGGGCCAACGGTCTCGCGGCTGCCGTCGCCCGCGTCTCCTGA
- a CDS encoding UBP-type zinc finger domain-containing protein: protein MSECTHVAELPRPEPVPLSSSCTQCEAVGSHPVQLRICLVCGHVACCDSSPLRHASGHFQETAHAVMRSFEPGQTWRWCFVDGSIV, encoded by the coding sequence ATGAGCGAGTGCACGCACGTAGCAGAACTGCCGCGCCCCGAGCCCGTGCCGCTGTCCAGCTCCTGCACCCAGTGCGAGGCGGTCGGCAGCCACCCCGTTCAGCTGCGGATCTGTCTGGTCTGCGGGCATGTGGCATGCTGCGACTCGTCGCCGCTGCGGCATGCGAGTGGGCACTTCCAGGAGACGGCCCATGCGGTCATGCGCAGTTTCGAGCCGGGACAGACCTGGCGGTGGTGCTTTGTCGACGGTTCGATCGTCTGA
- a CDS encoding Na+/H+ antiporter: MDVLHLVGLIAVSAAVAGAARRAPVPAPLLLVTAGLIASYVPGVPDYVLDPHIVLPLVLPPLLHTAALDSSYLDLRANARPIALLSVGYTLFATVTVGYFAYLLVPDLPLAAALVLGAVVAPPDAVAATAIARRLGLPHRITTILQGESLVNDATAITAYKVALAAAVGAGAGWADGVREFALAALGGIVVGLALMVPIHWLRTHLTEPLLQNTLSLLIPFAAYALAEQVHASGVLAVVVVALYLGHHDWQVDFATRLQEGAVWKVVAFILESSVFALIGLQLSFVVSGLGAYGVVESLTYAVGVFAAVVVMRFVWVFPATFLPRMLSARIREREPDTNWTAPLIVGWAGMRGVVSLAIAFSIPMVTEDGEPFPARNLVLFLTFTTVIGTLVVQGLTLPPLIRVLKLPARDVYAETLAEAQAQSQASAAAEQQLEQLLADPGNRLPQPLADRLRSVLERRRNSVWERLGSVNEETGESADDTYRRLAREMIAAERDVFVELRNLREIDDEMMRTLLRRLDLEEAAAYREGA, from the coding sequence ATGGACGTTTTGCATTTGGTGGGACTGATCGCGGTGAGCGCCGCGGTCGCGGGTGCCGCACGCAGGGCACCCGTACCGGCGCCGCTGCTGCTCGTCACGGCCGGCCTGATCGCCTCGTACGTGCCCGGTGTGCCGGACTACGTCCTCGATCCGCACATCGTGCTGCCGCTGGTGCTGCCGCCACTGCTGCACACCGCGGCGCTCGACAGCTCCTATCTCGATCTGCGCGCCAACGCCCGCCCGATCGCGCTGCTGTCGGTCGGCTACACCCTTTTCGCGACAGTCACGGTCGGTTACTTCGCTTATCTGCTGGTGCCCGATCTGCCGCTGGCCGCCGCGCTGGTGCTCGGTGCCGTCGTCGCACCGCCGGACGCGGTCGCCGCGACAGCCATCGCGCGCCGGCTCGGTCTGCCCCACCGGATCACCACGATCCTGCAGGGCGAATCCCTCGTGAACGACGCCACCGCGATCACCGCGTACAAGGTGGCCCTGGCCGCCGCGGTCGGCGCGGGCGCGGGCTGGGCCGACGGTGTCCGTGAGTTCGCGCTGGCCGCGCTCGGGGGCATCGTTGTCGGGCTGGCCCTGATGGTGCCGATCCACTGGCTGCGCACGCACCTCACGGAGCCACTGCTGCAGAACACGCTCTCCCTGCTGATCCCGTTCGCCGCCTACGCCCTCGCGGAACAGGTCCATGCCTCCGGAGTCCTCGCGGTGGTCGTCGTCGCGCTGTACCTCGGCCATCACGACTGGCAGGTCGACTTCGCGACCCGGCTCCAGGAGGGAGCGGTGTGGAAGGTGGTCGCGTTCATCCTGGAGTCGTCGGTCTTCGCCCTGATCGGGCTGCAGCTCTCGTTCGTCGTGTCCGGGCTCGGCGCGTACGGGGTCGTCGAGTCCCTCACGTACGCGGTCGGGGTCTTCGCCGCTGTGGTCGTCATGCGCTTCGTGTGGGTGTTTCCGGCGACGTTCCTGCCGCGCATGCTGTCCGCGCGGATCAGGGAACGCGAACCGGACACCAACTGGACCGCGCCGCTGATCGTCGGCTGGGCCGGCATGCGGGGTGTGGTGTCCCTGGCGATCGCGTTCTCGATCCCGATGGTGACGGAGGACGGCGAGCCCTTCCCGGCCCGCAACCTTGTCCTCTTCCTCACCTTCACCACGGTGATCGGCACGCTGGTGGTCCAGGGCCTGACCCTGCCGCCGCTGATCCGCGTGCTGAAGCTGCCCGCCCGTGACGTGTACGCCGAGACGCTGGCCGAGGCGCAGGCGCAGAGCCAGGCGTCCGCGGCCGCCGAGCAACAACTCGAGCAACTGCTGGCGGACCCGGGCAACCGGCTGCCGCAGCCGCTCGCCGACCGGCTGCGCTCCGTGCTGGAGCGGCGACGCAACTCGGTGTGGGAGAGGCTCGGTTCGGTGAACGAGGAGACCGGCGAGTCGGCGGACGACACGTACCGGCGCCTGGCCCGGGAGATGATCGCCGCCGAGCGGGACGTGTTCGTGGAGCTGCGCAACCTCAGGGAGATCGACGACGAGATGATGCGTACGCTGCTGCGCCGCCTGGATCTTGAGGAGGCGGCCGCGTACCGGGAAGGGGCCTGA
- a CDS encoding group II truncated hemoglobin: MSDKPTTLYEAVGGADALRRLSNTFYEAVLADPLLAPVFADFTPTHVERVAVWLAEVFEGPTRFTDELGGHQALLNAHLGLHITEEQRLRWMELMSDAVAKELPDDELLRRRVVEYFDWGTKIARDVSADPPGTDLGEPGPTPRWSWDGLR; the protein is encoded by the coding sequence ATGAGCGACAAGCCCACCACGCTGTACGAGGCCGTGGGCGGCGCGGACGCGCTGCGCCGCCTGAGCAACACGTTCTATGAAGCCGTGCTCGCCGACCCGCTGCTCGCCCCCGTCTTCGCCGACTTCACCCCCACCCATGTCGAGCGTGTCGCCGTCTGGCTGGCCGAGGTCTTCGAGGGACCCACCCGCTTCACCGACGAGCTGGGCGGTCACCAGGCTCTGCTGAACGCTCATCTCGGACTGCACATCACCGAGGAGCAGCGGCTGCGCTGGATGGAGCTGATGAGTGACGCGGTGGCGAAGGAGCTGCCCGACGACGAGCTGCTGCGCCGCCGGGTGGTGGAGTACTTCGACTGGGGGACGAAGATCGCCCGCGATGTGTCGGCCGACCCGCCCGGCACGGATCTCGGCGAACCCGGTCCCACCCCGCGCTGGAGCTGGGACGGGCTGCGCTGA
- a CDS encoding 1-aminocyclopropane-1-carboxylate deaminase/D-cysteine desulfhydrase — MTREALDLTAVLRPRLPSPLQPAEDERFARHGVRLLLKRDDLIHPDLPGNKWRKLALNLRAAAGRPVVTFGGAYSNHLRATAAAGRLLGFPTIGVVRGDELAARPLNPSLARCARDGMRLVFADRAAYRAKDDPQVLAAILRRAEAGDAYVVPEGGSNALAARGCAELGRELHSLADVVGVACGTGGTLAGLAAGLGEGGRALGFPVLKGGFLTAAVRSLQTEAFGGPAGHWSLDERFHCGGYARTTPELDAFAADFESRHRLPVERVYVAKMLLGLTTLAEEGAFARGTTVVAVITGHEDGGGRPEAR; from the coding sequence GTGACCAGGGAAGCGCTCGACCTCACCGCCGTACTGCGGCCGCGGCTGCCGTCGCCGCTGCAGCCGGCCGAGGACGAGCGCTTCGCCCGGCACGGCGTACGGCTCCTGCTCAAACGGGACGATCTGATCCACCCCGACCTCCCCGGCAACAAGTGGCGCAAGCTGGCCCTCAACCTGCGGGCTGCGGCGGGCCGCCCGGTAGTCACGTTCGGCGGTGCGTACTCCAACCATCTGCGCGCGACGGCCGCGGCGGGCCGGCTGCTGGGCTTCCCCACGATCGGTGTCGTACGCGGCGACGAACTGGCCGCACGCCCGCTCAACCCGTCCCTGGCGCGGTGCGCCCGCGACGGTATGCGCCTGGTGTTCGCCGACCGCGCGGCATACCGCGCCAAGGACGACCCCCAGGTGCTCGCCGCGATCCTGCGACGGGCGGAGGCCGGTGACGCGTACGTCGTCCCCGAGGGCGGCAGCAACGCCCTCGCCGCGCGCGGCTGCGCCGAACTCGGCCGCGAGCTGCACTCTCTCGCGGATGTCGTCGGGGTGGCCTGCGGCACCGGCGGCACCCTCGCCGGCCTGGCCGCCGGACTGGGCGAAGGCGGGCGGGCGCTGGGCTTCCCGGTACTCAAGGGCGGCTTCCTCACCGCGGCGGTCCGCTCACTGCAGACCGAGGCCTTCGGCGGCCCGGCCGGCCACTGGTCGCTGGACGAGCGCTTCCACTGCGGCGGCTATGCCCGTACGACCCCTGAACTCGACGCGTTCGCGGCCGACTTCGAGTCCCGCCACCGGCTGCCGGTGGAACGCGTCTACGTCGCCAAGATGCTGCTGGGCCTGACGACGCTCGCCGAGGAGGGCGCGTTCGCCCGCGGTACGACGGTCGTGGCCGTGATCACCGGCCATGAGGACGGCGGTGGACGGCCGGAGGCCCGATGA
- a CDS encoding family 2 encapsulin nanocompartment cargo protein polyprenyl transferase produces MTISDTTQGREAGVLLERTRTAVTPQLRSTIETLPGAVRRVALYHFGWEQADGTPGPGSAGKAVRPAMVLAACRALGGDPQQAVAAAAAVELAHNFTLLHDDVIDEDPTRRHRPTAWTVFGIPDAIVAGDAMFALALRLLAEDSHPASPAASQRLAACVIELCAGQQADCSFEERGPHEVSLEECLAMATAKTGALLGCACALGALYAGAGPEAVAAMDAFGREAGLAFQLIDDLIGIWGDPERTGKPAGADLAARKKSLPVVAALASGTPAGAELAELYRGPMTPSAVRRAADAVDAAGGRDWAQLHAAERMSRAVDELAHAVPDLTAAGDLLALAEFVTRRTR; encoded by the coding sequence TTGACCATCTCGGACACCACTCAGGGCCGTGAGGCCGGCGTCCTGCTGGAGCGCACCCGAACCGCCGTCACTCCTCAACTACGATCCACCATCGAGACATTGCCCGGCGCCGTACGCCGGGTGGCGCTGTACCACTTCGGCTGGGAGCAGGCCGACGGCACACCGGGCCCCGGTTCGGCGGGCAAGGCGGTCAGACCCGCGATGGTCCTTGCCGCGTGCCGTGCGCTGGGCGGTGATCCGCAGCAGGCCGTGGCGGCGGCCGCCGCCGTGGAGCTGGCGCACAACTTCACCCTGCTGCACGACGACGTCATCGACGAGGACCCCACCCGAAGACACCGCCCCACCGCCTGGACGGTCTTCGGCATCCCGGACGCCATCGTCGCCGGGGACGCCATGTTCGCCCTCGCGCTGCGGCTGCTCGCCGAGGACTCCCACCCTGCCTCGCCCGCGGCGTCGCAGCGGCTCGCGGCCTGCGTCATCGAGCTGTGCGCGGGGCAGCAGGCCGACTGCTCCTTCGAGGAGCGGGGGCCGCACGAGGTCTCGCTGGAGGAGTGCCTCGCCATGGCGACGGCGAAGACGGGGGCGCTCCTCGGCTGCGCCTGTGCACTCGGCGCGCTGTACGCGGGAGCGGGGCCGGAGGCGGTCGCGGCCATGGACGCGTTCGGGCGGGAGGCCGGTCTCGCCTTCCAGCTCATCGACGACCTGATCGGGATCTGGGGCGACCCGGAGCGTACGGGCAAACCGGCCGGGGCGGATCTCGCGGCCCGCAAGAAGTCACTGCCCGTGGTCGCGGCCCTGGCGTCCGGTACGCCGGCCGGAGCCGAGCTTGCGGAGCTGTACCGGGGGCCGATGACCCCGTCCGCCGTGCGCCGTGCCGCGGACGCGGTCGACGCGGCGGGCGGCCGTGACTGGGCACAGCTGCATGCCGCCGAGCGCATGTCCAGGGCCGTCGACGAACTCGCCCATGCGGTGCCGGACCTCACCGCGGCAGGCGATCTGCTGGCCTTGGCGGAGTTCGTCACCCGGCGCACCCGCTGA
- a CDS encoding LysR family transcriptional regulator, whose product MELEVRHLRALCAIADSGSLHKAARQLGVSQPSLTTQLRRIENFLGAELFSRERTGCRPTPLGRAVLSRARPLVAEMAALVVEAKAEAWDGGPRLRIGSTASRALAGWLRRLRKRLLGTDISLHMDVSANALLRMVAAGQLDVAFVHEVEGSPLRVPDGLGVRVLMEREPQFVSMARDHPAAAAPVVELADLADDRWMVDPTVDGEWDGLRRMLSAAGLNPPVLHGDYHTAASLIAVGEAVAPCQPTSLPREDMAIRPLRGDPLAVRLLLYFRPGSGAELYEAVYADLVAAYREAAQRAGPYRQWLTRQDSPLLQPPASCCV is encoded by the coding sequence ATGGAGCTCGAGGTGAGGCACCTGCGTGCGCTGTGCGCCATAGCCGACAGCGGCAGCCTGCACAAAGCGGCCCGGCAACTGGGTGTCAGCCAGCCGTCCCTGACGACCCAGCTGCGCAGGATCGAGAACTTCCTTGGCGCGGAGCTGTTCTCGCGCGAGCGCACCGGGTGCCGGCCGACCCCGCTGGGGCGCGCCGTGCTGAGCCGCGCCCGCCCGTTGGTGGCCGAGATGGCCGCGCTGGTCGTCGAGGCGAAGGCGGAGGCCTGGGACGGCGGCCCCCGGCTGCGGATCGGCTCCACCGCCAGCCGCGCACTCGCCGGCTGGCTGCGCCGGCTGCGGAAGCGGCTGCTGGGCACCGACATCTCGCTGCACATGGACGTGTCCGCCAACGCCCTGTTGCGGATGGTCGCCGCGGGACAGCTCGATGTCGCCTTCGTGCACGAGGTGGAGGGCTCGCCGCTGCGGGTGCCGGACGGCCTCGGGGTACGCGTACTGATGGAGCGCGAACCGCAGTTCGTCTCCATGGCCCGTGACCATCCGGCCGCGGCGGCCCCTGTTGTGGAGCTTGCCGATCTCGCCGACGACCGCTGGATGGTCGATCCGACGGTGGACGGCGAATGGGACGGGCTGCGCCGGATGCTGAGCGCGGCCGGGCTCAACCCTCCGGTCCTGCACGGGGATTACCACACCGCTGCCTCACTGATCGCGGTCGGCGAAGCCGTCGCCCCCTGCCAGCCGACTTCGCTTCCGCGCGAGGACATGGCGATCCGGCCCCTGCGCGGCGACCCCCTCGCCGTCCGGCTGCTGCTGTATTTCCGGCCCGGTTCCGGCGCCGAGCTGTACGAGGCGGTGTACGCGGACCTGGTCGCGGCCTACCGCGAGGCGGCCCAGCGCGCGGGACCCTACCGCCAGTGGCTGACCCGCCAGGACAGCCCCCTGCTGCAGCCGCCCGCGTCCTGCTGCGTGTGA